One genomic region from Streptomyces venezuelae encodes:
- the glp gene encoding gephyrin-like molybdotransferase Glp, with protein sequence MSSSAAPSPSDEHPSDEQGHEHGHEHAHGAGHGAVPGPADPCEGPARGLWSVDEHLADILATVGPLEPIELQLLDAQGCVLVEDVTVPVALPPFDNSSMDGYAVRVADVAGATEEFPAVLTVIGDVAAGDGGLPTVGPGQAARIMTGAPLPPGAEAVVPVEWTDGGTGEGAATGMRAASAAPEGAGGEVRVHREAEARAHVRARGSDVRAGELALAAGTVLGPPQIGLLAAIGRGTVRVRPRPRVVVISTGSELVQPGEPLGEGQIHDSNSFALAAAARDAGALAYRVGAVTDDAETLRATIEDQLIRADLIVTTGGVSVGAYDVVKEALTADGQVDFRKLAMQPGKPQGFGAIGEEQIPLLALPGNPVSSYVSFELFVRPAIRALMGVKDLHRPTVRAVLAADKALSSPSGRRQFLRGTYDPEAGTVTPVGGAGSHLVAALAHADCLLVVPEEADGVEPGSELEVVLLG encoded by the coding sequence TTGAGCAGCAGCGCGGCACCGTCGCCGTCCGACGAGCACCCGTCCGACGAACAGGGCCACGAGCACGGCCACGAGCACGCGCACGGCGCCGGGCACGGCGCCGTGCCCGGCCCGGCGGACCCCTGCGAGGGCCCGGCCCGCGGTCTGTGGTCGGTGGACGAGCACCTCGCCGACATCCTCGCGACGGTCGGCCCGCTCGAACCCATCGAGCTCCAGCTGCTCGACGCGCAGGGCTGTGTCCTGGTCGAGGACGTGACGGTGCCGGTCGCGCTGCCGCCCTTCGACAACAGCTCCATGGACGGGTACGCGGTGCGGGTCGCCGATGTCGCCGGTGCCACCGAGGAGTTCCCCGCCGTCCTCACGGTCATCGGGGACGTCGCCGCCGGTGACGGCGGGCTGCCCACCGTCGGCCCCGGGCAGGCCGCCCGGATCATGACGGGAGCCCCGCTGCCGCCCGGCGCCGAGGCAGTCGTCCCCGTCGAGTGGACCGACGGCGGTACGGGCGAGGGCGCGGCCACCGGCATGCGCGCCGCGAGCGCCGCCCCCGAGGGCGCTGGCGGCGAGGTGCGGGTGCACCGCGAGGCCGAGGCCCGCGCGCACGTCCGCGCGCGCGGCAGCGACGTACGGGCCGGGGAGCTGGCGCTCGCCGCGGGCACGGTCCTGGGGCCGCCGCAGATCGGGCTGCTCGCGGCGATCGGCCGGGGCACGGTCCGGGTGCGTCCCCGCCCCCGGGTGGTCGTGATCTCCACCGGCAGCGAGCTGGTCCAGCCCGGCGAGCCGCTGGGCGAGGGCCAGATCCACGACTCCAACAGCTTCGCGCTGGCCGCCGCCGCGCGGGACGCCGGCGCCCTCGCCTACCGGGTGGGCGCGGTCACCGACGACGCCGAGACGCTGCGGGCCACGATCGAGGACCAGCTCATCCGGGCGGACCTGATCGTGACGACGGGCGGGGTGAGCGTCGGGGCGTACGACGTGGTGAAGGAGGCGCTGACCGCGGACGGGCAGGTCGACTTCCGGAAGCTGGCGATGCAGCCGGGCAAGCCTCAGGGCTTCGGCGCGATCGGCGAGGAGCAGATCCCCCTGCTCGCGCTGCCGGGCAATCCGGTGTCCTCGTACGTCTCCTTCGAGCTGTTCGTGCGGCCCGCGATCCGGGCCCTGATGGGGGTGAAGGACCTGCACAGGCCGACGGTCCGGGCGGTCCTCGCCGCCGACAAGGCGCTGTCGTCCCCGTCCGGCCGCCGCCAGTTCCTCCGTGGCACGTACGACCCGGAGGCGGGCACCGTCACTCCCGTGGGCGGTGCCGGCTCGCATCTCG
- the galU gene encoding UTP--glucose-1-phosphate uridylyltransferase GalU produces the protein MNQSLPRLGRISKAVIPAAGLGTRFLPATKATPKEMLPVVDKPAIQYVVEEAVAAGLSDVLMITGRNKRPLEDHFDRNYELEEALIRKGDDERLSKVQESSDLATMHYVRQGAPRGLGHAVLCAAPHVGDQPFAVLLGDDLIDPRDPLLARMVEVQEREGGSVIALMEVEPSQIHLYGCAAVEATADSDVVRVTDLVEKPEPAEAPSNYAIIGRYVLDPAVFGMLRETEPGRGGEIQLTDALQKLAADEKIGGPVHGVVFKGRRYDTGDRGDYLRAIVRLACEREDLGPDFRDWLRRYVSEEM, from the coding sequence ATGAATCAGTCGCTCCCCAGGCTCGGCCGGATCAGCAAGGCTGTCATCCCGGCCGCGGGCCTCGGCACCCGCTTCCTCCCGGCCACCAAGGCGACGCCGAAGGAGATGCTGCCGGTCGTCGACAAACCGGCGATCCAGTACGTCGTCGAGGAGGCCGTCGCGGCCGGCCTCTCGGACGTTCTGATGATCACCGGCCGCAACAAGCGTCCCCTTGAGGACCACTTCGACCGGAACTACGAGCTGGAGGAAGCTCTGATCCGGAAGGGCGACGACGAGCGCCTCTCCAAGGTCCAGGAGTCCAGCGACCTCGCCACCATGCACTACGTGCGCCAGGGCGCCCCGCGCGGCCTCGGCCACGCGGTGCTGTGCGCGGCCCCGCACGTCGGCGACCAGCCCTTCGCGGTGCTCCTCGGCGACGACCTGATCGACCCCCGCGACCCGCTGCTCGCGCGGATGGTGGAGGTCCAGGAGCGCGAGGGCGGCAGTGTGATCGCACTGATGGAGGTCGAGCCCTCGCAGATCCACCTGTACGGCTGCGCGGCCGTCGAGGCGACCGCCGACTCGGACGTGGTGCGGGTGACGGACCTGGTCGAGAAGCCGGAGCCGGCGGAGGCTCCGAGCAACTACGCGATCATCGGCCGCTACGTACTGGACCCGGCCGTCTTCGGGATGCTCCGGGAGACCGAGCCGGGCCGCGGCGGGGAGATCCAGCTGACCGACGCCCTGCAGAAGCTCGCCGCCGACGAGAAGATCGGCGGGCCGGTGCACGGTGTCGTGTTCAAGGGCCGCCGCTATGACACCGGTGACCGCGGGGACTATCTGCGTGCCATTGTCAGACTCGCGTGCGAACGTGAAGATCTGGGACCGGACTTCCGGGACTGGCTCCGGAGGTATGTCAGCGAGGAGATGTAG
- a CDS encoding 5-formyltetrahydrofolate cyclo-ligase, with protein MASETSESSEKTLLRSRLLAARAALSAESRAEAAESLARHGLELAELAGASTVAAYVSVGREPGTRALLDALHARGVRVLLPVLLPDNDLDWASYEGPEHPERLAKAGRGLLEPVGPRLGPEAVCAADAVLLPGLAVDGRGMRLGRGGGSYDRVLARLARAGKDPALVVLLYADEVVARVPEEPHDHPVHAVVTPAGVTRFRTA; from the coding sequence ATGGCATCCGAGACATCCGAGTCGTCCGAAAAGACCCTGCTGCGCAGTCGACTTCTGGCCGCCCGCGCCGCCCTGAGCGCCGAGTCCCGTGCGGAGGCGGCCGAGTCGCTCGCCCGCCACGGGCTGGAACTGGCCGAGCTCGCCGGGGCGTCCACCGTCGCCGCCTACGTCTCCGTGGGCCGCGAGCCGGGCACGCGCGCACTGCTCGACGCCCTGCACGCGCGCGGGGTGCGGGTCCTGCTTCCCGTACTCCTGCCCGACAACGACCTGGACTGGGCCTCGTACGAAGGTCCGGAGCATCCGGAGCGGCTCGCGAAGGCCGGCCGCGGACTCCTCGAACCGGTCGGCCCCCGCCTCGGGCCCGAGGCCGTCTGCGCCGCCGACGCCGTCCTGCTGCCGGGCCTCGCGGTCGACGGGCGCGGGATGCGGCTCGGGCGGGGCGGCGGCTCGTACGACCGGGTCCTCGCCCGGCTCGCGCGGGCGGGCAAGGACCCCGCCCTCGTCGTGCTCCTGTACGCGGACGAGGTGGTCGCCCGGGTCCCGGAGGAACCGCACGACCACCCCGTGCACGCCGTGGTGACCCCGGCCGGGGTCACCCGCTTCCGTACCGCCTGA
- a CDS encoding penicillin acylase family protein: MPSNTTAPPGKKTAKKKGRRARLLLLVLVLALVAGIGFGGYWGVSTVRASFPQTTGAIRLDSLSADVEVKRDANGVPQIYADNETDLFRAQGYVQAQDRFYEMDVRRHVTAGRLSEMFGESQIETDSFLRTLGWRRVAQQEYDTVLSAETKKYLKAYAEGVNAYLKDRAPKDISVEYAALSFTNDYTIEPWTPVDSVAWLKAMAWDLRGNMQDEIDRSLMTSRMSASQIKQLYPEYPYKLHQPILDKGAVDDTTGKFDPAAEATEGDGATTGETPGTGPGGSGSSGSGSSGGSGADAQLGALSEVLDGIPALLGPNGNGIGSNSWVVAGEKTTSGKPLLANDPHLSPQLPSLWYQMGLHCRSVSATCRYDVAGYTFSGMPGVIIGHNDKIAWGLTNLGADVTDLYLEKIGPDGYLVDGKVKPFITRDEVIKVAGGEDRKITVRSTERGPLVSDRSSELETVGQKAPVGNAAPDRGTGYGVSLQWTALQPGKSMDAIFALDRAKDFTTFRAAAKNFEVPSQNLIYADTEGNIGYQSPGKIPQRTKGDGTLPAPGWDSTYRWKGYIPFDRLPYEFNPDRGYIVTANQAVIDQKTYPDLLTKDWGYGSRSQRINDLIESKTKDGGKISPDDMRTMQTDNRSEIATLLNPLLLKVDISDPYVREAQKLLEGWDYTQEPDSAAAAYFNAVWRNVLKLAFGDKLPKELRAEGDCINVLPAEATGPVDEQNKLVRECGERDPDSAQPDGGDRWYEVVRPLLKQEKSEWWTTPGNRTDAATETRDQLLARAMKDARWELTAKLGKDITTWSWGRLHQLTLKNQTLGTAGPGAVQQLLNRGPWNLGGGEAAVDATGWNAAGGYEVIWVPSMRMVVNVGDWDKSRWVNLTGASGHAFHSNYTDQTDTWAKGELYDWAYGKAAVDAAAKDTLVLKP; the protein is encoded by the coding sequence ATGCCCTCCAACACGACCGCGCCCCCCGGCAAGAAGACCGCCAAGAAGAAAGGGCGGCGCGCCCGTCTGCTCCTCCTCGTCCTGGTCCTCGCACTGGTCGCGGGCATCGGATTCGGCGGGTACTGGGGTGTCAGTACTGTCCGGGCCTCGTTCCCGCAGACCACGGGCGCGATCCGGCTCGACAGCCTCTCCGCCGACGTCGAGGTGAAGCGCGACGCGAACGGCGTCCCGCAGATCTACGCGGACAACGAGACGGACCTCTTCCGCGCCCAGGGCTACGTCCAGGCGCAGGACCGCTTCTACGAGATGGACGTCCGCCGGCACGTGACCGCGGGCCGCCTCTCCGAGATGTTCGGCGAGAGCCAGATCGAGACGGACTCCTTCCTGCGCACGCTCGGCTGGCGCCGGGTCGCGCAGCAGGAGTACGACACGGTCCTGTCGGCCGAGACGAAGAAGTACCTCAAGGCCTACGCGGAGGGCGTCAACGCCTACCTCAAGGACCGGGCCCCGAAGGACATCTCCGTCGAGTACGCGGCCCTGTCCTTCACCAACGACTACACGATCGAGCCGTGGACCCCGGTCGACTCGGTGGCCTGGCTCAAGGCCATGGCCTGGGACCTGCGCGGCAACATGCAGGACGAGATCGACCGCTCGCTGATGACGAGCCGGATGAGCGCGAGCCAGATCAAGCAGCTCTACCCGGAGTACCCATACAAGCTCCACCAGCCGATCCTCGACAAGGGTGCCGTCGACGACACCACCGGGAAGTTCGACCCGGCGGCCGAGGCGACCGAGGGCGACGGGGCCACGACCGGTGAGACCCCTGGCACCGGCCCCGGCGGTTCCGGTTCCTCCGGCTCCGGTTCCTCCGGCGGCAGCGGGGCGGACGCCCAGCTCGGCGCGCTCTCCGAGGTCCTCGACGGCATCCCGGCACTCCTCGGCCCCAACGGCAACGGCATCGGCTCGAACTCCTGGGTCGTCGCCGGCGAGAAGACGACCTCGGGCAAGCCGCTCCTGGCCAACGACCCGCACCTCTCGCCGCAGCTGCCGTCCCTCTGGTACCAGATGGGTCTGCACTGCCGCTCGGTCTCGGCGACCTGCCGCTACGACGTCGCCGGCTACACCTTCTCCGGCATGCCCGGCGTGATCATCGGCCACAACGACAAGATCGCCTGGGGTCTCACCAACCTGGGCGCCGACGTCACCGACCTCTATCTGGAGAAGATCGGCCCCGACGGCTACCTCGTCGACGGCAAGGTCAAGCCGTTCATCACCCGCGACGAGGTCATCAAGGTCGCCGGCGGTGAGGACCGGAAGATCACGGTCCGATCCACCGAGCGCGGCCCGCTCGTCTCCGACCGCTCCTCCGAGCTGGAGACGGTCGGCCAGAAGGCCCCCGTCGGCAACGCCGCCCCCGACCGCGGGACGGGCTACGGCGTCTCCCTCCAGTGGACGGCGCTCCAGCCCGGCAAGTCGATGGACGCGATCTTCGCGCTCGACCGCGCCAAGGACTTCACCACCTTCCGGGCCGCGGCCAAGAACTTCGAGGTCCCGTCCCAGAACCTGATCTACGCCGACACCGAGGGCAACATCGGCTACCAGTCCCCGGGCAAGATCCCGCAGCGGACCAAGGGCGACGGCACGCTCCCGGCGCCGGGCTGGGACTCCACGTACCGGTGGAAGGGCTACATCCCCTTCGACAGGCTGCCGTACGAGTTCAACCCGGACCGCGGCTACATCGTCACCGCCAACCAGGCCGTGATCGACCAGAAGACCTACCCCGACCTGCTCACCAAGGACTGGGGCTACGGCTCGCGCAGCCAGCGGATCAACGACCTCATCGAGTCGAAGACCAAGGACGGCGGAAAGATCTCGCCGGACGACATGCGGACCATGCAGACGGACAACCGCAGCGAGATCGCGACGCTGCTCAACCCGCTCCTGCTGAAGGTCGACATCTCCGACCCGTACGTCCGCGAGGCGCAGAAGCTGCTGGAGGGCTGGGACTACACCCAGGAGCCCGACTCGGCCGCAGCCGCCTACTTCAACGCGGTCTGGCGTAACGTCCTCAAGCTCGCCTTCGGCGACAAGCTGCCCAAGGAGCTGCGCGCCGAGGGCGACTGCATCAACGTGCTCCCGGCCGAGGCCACCGGACCGGTCGACGAGCAGAACAAGCTCGTCCGCGAGTGCGGCGAGCGCGACCCCGACTCCGCGCAGCCGGACGGCGGCGACCGCTGGTACGAGGTGGTCCGCCCGCTCCTCAAGCAGGAGAAGAGCGAGTGGTGGACGACCCCGGGCAACCGCACGGACGCGGCCACCGAGACCCGTGACCAGCTGCTCGCCCGGGCCATGAAGGACGCCCGCTGGGAGCTGACCGCCAAGCTCGGCAAGGACATCACCACCTGGAGCTGGGGCCGGCTGCACCAGCTGACCCTGAAGAACCAGACCCTCGGCACCGCCGGACCCGGCGCCGTGCAGCAGCTCCTCAACCGCGGCCCGTGGAACCTGGGCGGCGGCGAGGCGGCGGTCGACGCGACCGGCTGGAACGCGGCCGGCGGCTACGAGGTCATCTGGGTGCCGTCGATGCGGATGGTGGTCAACGTCGGCGACTGGGACAAGTCCCGGTGGGTCAACCTGACCGGCGCCTCCGGCCACGCCTTCCACTCGAACTACACCGACCAGACGGACACCTGGGCGAAGGGCGAGCTGTACGACTGGGCCTACGGCAAGGCGGCGGTCGACGCGGCGGCGAAGGACACGCTGGTCCTCAAGCCCTGA